The Malus domestica chromosome 06, GDT2T_hap1 genome has a segment encoding these proteins:
- the LOC103420356 gene encoding plant intracellular Ras-group-related LRR protein 7-like, whose product MGCVTSKNADSKASRAARWRSTGIVGLRDSKLKTFPAEVLDMDRSIRTIDLTNNKIVEIPMDISKLVNLQKLILAHNLIDRLPINLAKLESLKVMAFDGNRVTTLPDELGQLVRLEQLSISGNSLESLPATIGSLRNLKLLNVSKNKLKSLPESIGSCFSLEELQADDNSIDELPESVCNLIHVKSFCLDNNNVKKIPTNLLKDCKALQNISLHGNPISMDQFQQMEGFQEFEARRKKKFDKQIDSNVMISSKGLDEGIDL is encoded by the exons ATGGGTTGCGTTACCAGCAAAAACGCGGATTCGAAAGCGAGCAGGGCCGCCCGGTGGCGATCCACCGGCATTGTTGGCCTCCGCGACTCCAAACTGAAG ACATTTCCAGCTGAAGTTCTCGACATGGACAGGTCCATACGTACTATCGATctaacaaacaataaaatag TTGAAATTCCTATGGATATCAGCAAATTAGTAAACCTGCAGAAACTG ATATTAGCTCATAACCTCATTGACCGACTACCGATAAATTTGGCAAAACTAGAGTCCCTAAAAGTTATGGCATTTGATGGAAATCGAGTTACTACCTTGCCTGATGAAT TGGGACAGTTGGTCAGACTTGAGCAGTTATCCATCTCCGGAAATTCATTAGAGTCTTTGCCTGCGACTATTGGAAGCTTGCGGAAT TTAAAGCTTTTAAATGTATCGAAGAACAAGTTAAAGTCTCTTCCGGAATCCATTGGAAGTTGCTTCTCTCTGGAAGAATTACAAGCTGATG ATAATTCAATAGACGAACTTCCTGAGTCAGTCTGCAACCTTATCCACGTAAAGTCGTTTTGCTTGGACAATAATAATGTGAAAAAG ATACCCACTAATCTGTTGAAAGACTGTAAAGCGCTGCAGAATATTTCCCTCCATGGAAACCCTATTTCCATGGATCAGTTTCAGCAG ATGGAAGGATTTCAAGAGTTTGAAgcgagaaggaagaagaagttcgacaaacaaattgactcaaatGTGATGATCAGTTCCAAAGGCCTTGATGAGGGTATCGATCTTTGA